A stretch of Paenibacillus mucilaginosus 3016 DNA encodes these proteins:
- a CDS encoding LuxR C-terminal-related transcriptional regulator, translated as MQPVLLKMKLRMPPLLPGVVPRPRLLLSLEEGLERKATFITAPAGYGKSTLVSAWIGQRAMPAAWLSLDTGDNDMIRFWHYIISSIDCAHQGFADKVNPALESLTPGAFETFLVPLLGELGELPNPLVLVLDDLHVIHDKRVVASVAFFLDYLPAQVHLYITSREEAAFATTRLFSSGWAAKLDVGDLRFDVREAAELFRLWKDASYTQEQIELLVQRTEGWVTGLKLAALSLRKAEQLAVIIQDVAGDSGWIAQYLLEEVYHSLEPAVQDFLAKCSVLQRFSGPLCEAVSGETDCRQLLLQLTDAGLFIIPLDYQKNWFRFHHLFADFLKSRLTRSFPGEVPGLYKTAGDWCAARGMLEDAVEYYLAGKHFTEATQLLERRKTFAMKREYSTLRHWLSAIPEPILWEHRFLYFSYILSLLWNHEPQLAEVYLQQAEQRYHLSSADWSQEEKDRFLGNLYYLRNTKATQYDMDVVQGLEYIQLSLQHSPVGTDLLFAPPHMPLSPSIFRSYNGKRGQHLSRGMADTFFQRMIEFLTPMRVHDSTIVCYGELLYERGDLEEAEAVFRQGLQENVHNPYQPEKVYVTAYLFLSRIARARGNNLEAKRWLEEAQQRAVSDRVAAVFLFIEAELAALALDQGDVAPALEWRDKYKVNEGDPVSLPQLYIYTFLARVLLQEGRCEEAEALADRLFLLAVQGHRPMDALELGVLQALIHRHAGKTEQAVLTLEQALRYAESDGYTRVFADRGMPAAELLMTYIEMRRKGHIRESETPSLAFVRHVLSCFSGTEWTGQSGSRADRTARLEQLLTKRELTIFRCLAGGMTNKQMAETLNIGMGTLKSHINHIYGKLQARNRVEAIRRGNDMME; from the coding sequence ATGCAACCTGTCTTATTAAAAATGAAACTGCGCATGCCCCCCCTGCTTCCCGGCGTAGTGCCACGCCCCCGTCTGCTGCTTTCACTTGAAGAAGGCCTGGAGCGGAAAGCGACCTTCATTACCGCCCCCGCAGGTTATGGCAAATCAACGCTGGTCAGCGCATGGATCGGGCAGCGGGCCATGCCTGCCGCCTGGCTTTCGCTGGATACTGGCGACAACGATATGATCCGCTTCTGGCATTATATCATTTCGTCGATCGACTGCGCTCACCAGGGGTTCGCGGACAAGGTGAATCCGGCTTTAGAGTCGCTGACGCCGGGGGCCTTTGAGACCTTTCTCGTCCCGCTGCTGGGTGAACTGGGGGAGCTGCCCAACCCGCTGGTGCTCGTACTGGACGATCTGCACGTCATCCATGATAAACGAGTTGTCGCTTCGGTGGCCTTCTTCCTTGACTATCTTCCTGCCCAGGTCCACCTCTATATCACCAGTCGCGAGGAAGCCGCCTTTGCGACAACGCGGCTCTTCAGCAGCGGGTGGGCAGCGAAGCTGGACGTCGGAGATTTGCGGTTTGACGTGCGAGAAGCCGCGGAGCTGTTTCGTCTATGGAAGGATGCAAGCTACACGCAGGAGCAAATCGAGTTGCTTGTGCAGCGAACAGAGGGCTGGGTGACAGGCCTCAAGCTGGCAGCACTCTCCCTTCGCAAGGCGGAGCAGCTGGCAGTCATTATTCAAGACGTTGCTGGCGACAGTGGCTGGATCGCGCAGTATTTGCTGGAAGAAGTATACCACTCTCTGGAGCCAGCAGTGCAAGATTTTCTGGCCAAGTGCTCCGTTCTGCAGCGTTTCTCCGGCCCGCTGTGCGAAGCTGTTTCGGGCGAAACGGACTGTCGGCAATTGCTGCTCCAGCTCACCGATGCAGGGTTGTTTATCATCCCTCTGGACTACCAGAAGAACTGGTTCCGCTTCCACCATTTATTCGCCGATTTTCTTAAGAGCCGGCTCACCCGGAGCTTTCCGGGCGAAGTTCCGGGCTTGTACAAGACCGCCGGCGACTGGTGCGCAGCACGCGGCATGCTGGAAGACGCTGTGGAATATTATTTGGCCGGGAAGCATTTTACCGAGGCCACCCAGCTGCTGGAGCGGAGGAAGACCTTCGCGATGAAACGGGAGTATTCCACCCTCCGCCACTGGCTTTCTGCAATTCCCGAGCCGATCCTGTGGGAGCATCGGTTCCTGTATTTTTCCTATATCTTATCCCTCCTCTGGAATCATGAGCCGCAGCTAGCCGAAGTGTACCTGCAGCAGGCCGAGCAGCGGTATCACCTATCTTCCGCGGACTGGAGCCAGGAGGAGAAAGACCGGTTTCTCGGAAATCTCTACTACCTCCGTAACACCAAGGCGACCCAATACGATATGGATGTCGTCCAGGGCCTAGAGTACATCCAGTTGTCGCTTCAGCACAGCCCGGTCGGCACGGATCTGCTGTTCGCCCCGCCTCACATGCCGCTATCCCCCAGTATATTCCGTTCGTACAACGGCAAAAGGGGGCAGCATTTGTCCCGTGGAATGGCGGATACCTTCTTCCAGCGGATGATCGAATTCCTCACCCCTATGCGCGTCCACGATTCCACGATAGTGTGCTATGGCGAGCTGCTCTATGAACGGGGCGATCTGGAAGAAGCGGAGGCCGTCTTCAGGCAGGGGCTGCAAGAGAACGTTCACAACCCCTACCAGCCGGAAAAAGTGTACGTGACGGCTTACCTGTTCCTCTCGCGCATTGCCAGAGCCCGGGGGAATAACCTGGAGGCGAAGCGGTGGCTTGAGGAAGCCCAGCAGCGGGCGGTTTCGGACCGGGTGGCGGCCGTTTTTCTGTTCATCGAGGCAGAGCTTGCCGCGCTTGCACTTGACCAGGGAGATGTCGCCCCCGCCTTAGAGTGGAGAGACAAGTATAAAGTCAATGAGGGCGACCCCGTGTCCCTTCCGCAGTTGTATATCTACACATTCCTCGCACGGGTGCTGCTTCAGGAAGGGCGATGCGAAGAGGCGGAAGCGCTGGCAGATCGGCTGTTTCTGCTGGCAGTCCAAGGTCACAGGCCTATGGACGCCTTGGAACTCGGGGTGCTGCAGGCGCTGATACACCGTCACGCCGGAAAGACGGAGCAGGCGGTCCTGACGCTGGAGCAGGCGCTGAGGTACGCCGAGTCGGACGGGTATACCCGCGTGTTTGCCGATAGGGGTATGCCTGCTGCAGAGCTGCTGATGACCTACATCGAGATGCGCCGGAAGGGACATATACGGGAGAGCGAGACGCCGAGCCTTGCCTTCGTCAGACACGTGCTGTCCTGTTTCAGTGGCACCGAGTGGACCGGACAGTCAGGCAGCCGTGCAGACCGGACGGCACGGTTGGAGCAACTCCTTACGAAGCGGGAACTGACGATTTTTCGCTGTTTGGCAGGCGGTATGACCAACAAGCAGATGGCAGAGACGCTGAACATCGGCATGGGCACGCTCAAATCACATATCAACCATATATACGGCAAGCTCCAGGCCAGGAACCGTGTAGAAGCGATTCGCCGCGGCAATGACATGATGGAATGA
- a CDS encoding glycosyltransferase family 4 protein, producing MIFIQNPRVLIIGEGQQATGYARVIQSLASNLASEFEIVHFAINDYGSFRSIPWITEPNTILGDRYGCKQLPALLKRYSPDLILICHDYWLYSLYESSLTSYSGKTIAYCPIDHNVGPDQIKDLSSVDALVVYTYYSRSLALQAFEQLLKKNEPMNIPTIEAIGFGVDLNAFYPLPEGRRMSRQKLFPDRPELLNAWIILNANRNSFRKRIDLTIKAFSEFCRGKPDVYLYLHMGRVDFGIDVLDLAKSLGIEERLLLTTQKEDKPNLNDADLNLIYNACDVGLNTCMDEGWGLVSFEHAATGATQIVPNHSACSELWNDVGILIPTDVDLKGNRVVNKTSLVEQMNLLYHGDKKMAYLSKKAMEYATLPQFHWSSISNKWKELILKTLGTSH from the coding sequence GTGATATTTATACAAAATCCTAGAGTTCTTATTATCGGAGAAGGACAGCAGGCGACGGGATATGCCCGTGTTATACAAAGCCTTGCTTCTAATCTAGCTAGTGAATTTGAAATTGTTCATTTTGCAATTAACGACTATGGTTCTTTCCGGTCCATTCCCTGGATTACAGAGCCTAATACCATATTGGGTGATCGCTACGGTTGCAAACAATTACCCGCCCTGTTGAAGAGGTATTCCCCTGATCTGATTCTCATTTGCCATGACTATTGGCTTTACTCCCTCTATGAATCTTCACTGACATCATACTCTGGTAAAACCATCGCATATTGTCCTATTGATCATAATGTAGGCCCTGATCAAATCAAAGATCTAAGCTCTGTTGATGCGCTTGTTGTGTATACCTATTATAGTAGAAGCCTAGCCCTCCAAGCTTTTGAACAGCTCCTTAAAAAAAATGAGCCTATGAATATTCCCACAATCGAAGCCATCGGATTCGGGGTAGATTTGAATGCTTTTTATCCATTACCTGAGGGGCGAAGGATGTCTCGCCAAAAATTGTTTCCAGACCGTCCTGAGTTACTTAATGCCTGGATTATTTTGAACGCTAATCGAAATTCGTTCAGAAAAAGAATAGACCTTACAATAAAGGCATTTTCCGAATTCTGCCGTGGAAAGCCCGATGTGTATCTTTATTTACATATGGGTAGGGTCGATTTTGGAATCGACGTACTTGATCTTGCTAAAAGTTTAGGCATAGAAGAACGACTCCTTCTAACAACACAAAAGGAGGATAAACCCAATCTAAATGATGCTGATTTGAATTTAATTTATAATGCATGTGATGTGGGACTCAATACCTGTATGGATGAAGGATGGGGTCTTGTCTCATTTGAGCATGCAGCGACTGGTGCAACTCAAATAGTTCCTAATCATAGTGCTTGTTCCGAATTGTGGAATGACGTAGGTATCCTTATTCCTACTGATGTGGACTTAAAGGGAAATCGAGTCGTTAACAAGACCTCTTTAGTCGAACAGATGAATCTGCTTTACCATGGAGATAAGAAAATGGCGTATCTTTCAAAGAAAGCTATGGAGTATGCCACTTTACCTCAGTTCCATTGGTCCAGCATATCTAACAAATGGAAGGAATTAATATTGAAGACTCTTGGGACTTCCCATTAA
- a CDS encoding endonuclease/exonuclease/phosphatase family protein translates to MKITILTWNMQGADSKDPYKQGNKINTLKRWIGCFSEPFVMCIQESGRHAFINDAINDGSLQLVDNRGVYKGTIRMGSRLELFVLFYEDADAGNNRCSLAVITRAEYTTKETRVIWHETDDGLRPSLGIKIKDADNLEIFSHHAPSSEARFAASYSINQLDDVSAGNGYNKFVYAGDFNCSPIELEKKFGRKPWKCTCSSKETHKSGGRIDYVVTPENSDINLVIPPAAIKGDNLSSDHYPQFFEYTT, encoded by the coding sequence TTGAAAATCACAATACTCACATGGAACATGCAAGGGGCAGACTCTAAAGACCCCTATAAGCAAGGCAACAAAATTAACACACTGAAACGCTGGATTGGATGTTTTAGTGAACCGTTTGTTATGTGTATCCAGGAAAGTGGGAGGCATGCTTTTATTAATGATGCCATTAATGATGGTAGTTTACAACTAGTTGACAATAGAGGAGTTTATAAAGGCACAATACGCATGGGAAGTAGGCTTGAGCTATTTGTTTTATTTTATGAAGATGCTGATGCGGGAAATAATCGATGTAGTTTAGCTGTCATAACCAGAGCGGAATATACCACAAAAGAAACACGTGTTATATGGCATGAAACAGATGATGGTTTACGTCCTTCTTTGGGAATTAAGATAAAAGATGCAGATAATTTAGAAATTTTTTCCCACCATGCTCCATCTTCTGAGGCTCGTTTTGCAGCATCATACAGTATTAATCAGCTAGACGATGTATCTGCGGGGAATGGCTATAATAAATTTGTATATGCGGGGGATTTTAACTGCTCACCCATAGAGTTAGAAAAGAAATTTGGAAGAAAACCATGGAAGTGTACATGCAGTAGCAAAGAAACCCATAAAAGTGGCGGACGAATAGATTATGTCGTCACTCCAGAAAATTCAGATATCAATCTCGTGATACCACCTGCTGCTATAAAGGGTGACAATTTATCATCAGACCATTACCCGCAATTTTTTGAATATACAACCTAA
- a CDS encoding MAC/perforin domain-containing protein has translation MINLKNLANLPVMSQANALAQGMNIYGTRDTSSFIKLLVTPSKAPNKTVTFLGKDYQIPSYVNLLENTETYYDAGAYNSREEVQNSLGAHVGISGKYGAFSGEMEADYSQAYHKNSQFDYAYRNFYTQVATLQYQYDPQYLSSEFLSRLSDLPYESDTDNLDIFSEFFNDFGVFFTSKVVLGGTLQFYISVDKQSQTSTNEISAMVKAQYEALFSSGSLDANIKISDAWKRYSTNSNSTLKATGGDPEKISRIVMIDTFEPSKETVEAFHEWVSSIASDPAIIDFSLEGIWQICGDKRQAVQSAWEKYSDIMHPRMTIRTSSQVIEYPIEIEPVTPSIYIGSQSFKPNDTPASPAGFQVLILSGSNISEVIFNKYYAIPPVQYWYLPSLEVWDDFVKDVQGKHDSSNNILILVTFGLDLGMTPSSDAIDVLRSAGAGSGLVKWVKGCSPPSQAPTPSWVSYPAMYSLTGIFGNGPDTGVEYLKYSGWDGVYSDLSLDLSIYFYRQTFSGNYTFGLGEL, from the coding sequence ATGATTAATTTGAAAAACTTAGCTAATTTACCTGTCATGTCTCAAGCAAATGCTCTTGCTCAAGGTATGAATATCTACGGTACAAGAGATACATCATCATTTATCAAGTTACTTGTAACTCCAAGCAAAGCACCGAATAAAACAGTTACTTTTCTTGGAAAGGATTATCAGATTCCAAGCTATGTTAACCTACTAGAGAATACGGAGACATATTATGATGCAGGAGCCTACAACTCAAGAGAAGAAGTTCAAAATAGTCTTGGAGCTCATGTGGGAATTAGCGGGAAATACGGAGCGTTTAGTGGCGAGATGGAGGCTGATTATTCTCAGGCATATCACAAGAATTCGCAATTTGACTATGCCTACCGTAATTTTTATACCCAAGTCGCCACATTACAATATCAATATGACCCCCAATATCTTTCCAGTGAGTTTTTAAGTCGATTGAGTGACCTCCCCTACGAGTCCGACACAGACAATCTCGATATATTTTCAGAGTTCTTTAATGACTTCGGCGTATTCTTTACTAGTAAGGTTGTTCTTGGAGGAACCTTGCAATTTTACATATCCGTTGACAAGCAGAGCCAGACAAGCACAAACGAAATCTCTGCGATGGTGAAAGCACAGTACGAAGCATTGTTTAGTAGTGGAAGCCTAGATGCAAATATCAAAATCAGTGATGCTTGGAAACGTTACTCAACTAATAGTAACTCGACATTGAAGGCTACAGGAGGCGACCCCGAGAAAATCTCTCGCATAGTTATGATTGACACCTTCGAACCATCCAAGGAAACTGTAGAAGCCTTCCATGAATGGGTATCGAGTATTGCAAGCGATCCTGCAATAATAGATTTTAGCTTAGAAGGAATCTGGCAAATTTGTGGGGATAAACGGCAAGCCGTTCAATCAGCATGGGAAAAATATTCCGATATCATGCATCCAAGAATGACCATTCGTACGAGTAGCCAGGTCATCGAGTACCCCATTGAAATAGAACCAGTTACACCGAGTATCTATATTGGAAGCCAATCCTTCAAACCAAACGATACACCGGCTTCACCGGCGGGCTTTCAAGTCCTCATTCTCTCGGGATCTAATATCTCCGAGGTGATTTTCAACAAATACTATGCTATTCCACCAGTTCAATACTGGTATCTTCCTTCTCTAGAGGTGTGGGATGATTTTGTAAAAGATGTACAAGGGAAGCATGATTCTTCGAATAACATATTGATTCTTGTCACTTTCGGCTTAGACCTAGGAATGACTCCAAGTTCCGATGCTATTGACGTTCTAAGAAGCGCTGGAGCAGGCTCAGGTTTAGTAAAGTGGGTAAAAGGCTGCTCACCTCCAAGCCAAGCACCGACGCCTAGTTGGGTTTCTTATCCTGCAATGTACTCGCTAACAGGCATCTTCGGTAATGGACCAGATACTGGAGTCGAGTACCTCAAATATAGTGGTTGGGACGGAGTATATTCAGACTTATCCTTAGACTTATCCATTTATTTTTATCGCCAGACATTCAGCGGAAACTACACATTTGGATTAGGAGAACTATAG
- a CDS encoding IS110 family transposase, with protein MALGTPIDFGNHDEGFRLFGRWIQDLLSTYKLTKVIIGMELTGHYWLSLARWLQAKGIEAVLQDRVGEVYLCKNSFRPPAAQSH; from the coding sequence ATTGCACTTGGAACTCCAATCGACTTTGGCAACCATGATGAAGGCTTCCGCCTCTTCGGCCGCTGGATTCAAGATCTGCTTTCGACATACAAGCTGACCAAGGTCATCATCGGCATGGAACTAACAGGTCATTACTGGTTGAGTCTGGCCCGGTGGCTTCAAGCTAAAGGCATTGAAGCAGTTCTGCAAGACAGAGTTGGAGAAGTTTATTTATGTAAAAACTCTTTTAGGCCACCGGCTGCGCAGTCTCACTAG
- a CDS encoding SMI1/KNR4 family protein, with the protein MSIKDYEEAKDLMKEDPKTYHLGPHSDELIHVAEKKLGIKFRGIYRDFLKEYGIVSTYGHQVYGITSDKFENDAVPNAVWLTLLERKTIDLPNNLFIIYEDDFGDYYYCMDFNQGSEVDVEPKVVAYPAGVGIDWPQKTVAEDFGQFLKGLILDTIEL; encoded by the coding sequence ATGAGTATTAAAGACTATGAAGAAGCTAAAGATTTAATGAAAGAAGACCCGAAGACATATCATTTGGGGCCTCATTCTGACGAACTTATTCATGTAGCGGAGAAAAAGCTGGGTATTAAGTTTCGCGGTATTTATCGTGATTTTCTTAAAGAATACGGGATAGTAAGCACGTATGGTCATCAGGTTTATGGTATTACTTCTGATAAATTTGAAAATGATGCTGTACCCAATGCTGTTTGGCTAACCTTACTTGAGCGAAAGACAATTGATCTACCCAACAATTTATTTATTATTTATGAAGATGATTTCGGCGACTATTACTATTGTATGGATTTTAATCAGGGGTCGGAAGTAGATGTAGAACCAAAAGTAGTTGCATACCCAGCCGGTGTAGGTATAGATTGGCCACAAAAAACTGTAGCTGAAGATTTTGGGCAATTCTTGAAAGGATTGATTCTGGATACTATTGAGCTGTAG
- a CDS encoding GNAT family N-acetyltransferase, translating into MIIKMTHSTLKDFNKHNEGFMVTGRIIPKYEDSIWTYTEEIFEEPYYKQYENDDIDISYIYEREKAVFLYYDDNISIGQIKLRSNWNGFALVEDIAVAKDQRKKGIGTALLKKAEEWARQNNLIGLMLETQDVNISACLFYARNDFKIGGVDSMLYSNFPTANEKAIFWYFQF; encoded by the coding sequence ATGATCATCAAAATGACGCATTCTACTTTGAAGGATTTTAACAAGCACAATGAGGGTTTTATGGTCACTGGTAGGATTATACCTAAATATGAAGATAGTATATGGACATATACAGAGGAGATTTTTGAAGAGCCATATTACAAACAATATGAAAATGATGACATCGACATTAGTTACATTTATGAAAGAGAAAAGGCCGTTTTTTTGTATTATGATGACAATATCAGTATTGGGCAAATCAAGCTACGTTCCAATTGGAATGGTTTTGCTCTTGTAGAAGATATAGCAGTGGCCAAAGATCAGAGAAAGAAGGGAATCGGAACCGCGCTATTAAAAAAAGCTGAGGAATGGGCAAGGCAAAACAATTTAATTGGTCTCATGCTAGAAACGCAGGATGTTAATATTTCGGCCTGCTTGTTTTATGCTAGAAACGATTTTAAAATCGGTGGCGTTGATAGTATGCTTTACTCGAATTTTCCAACAGCTAATGAGAAAGCGATTTTTTGGTATTTCCAATTTTAA
- a CDS encoding glycoside hydrolase family 2 protein, whose translation MLRLFTTNQIRKVTEIEGDWDFSPVQPEEPIPQAYSYRLPVPGCWEMHPAFRTYRGKGVYRRFIEIAEPASLRFNFKGISHTAVILFDGVEVGSHYNAYTPFHTRVIHDVIPGRHELIVLVDNSFHEESKLHFANDYFTYGGMIRPVGMEIISPIYIERIQFTPYWRDSIWGGEVVVHVANSSGAVASVSVAINLAGALMELQECSVVAGATVAVRGRIACPDAKPWSHESPHLYLLDAKLYVDGAADPSDDLIERVGFRTVTTNSGRIQINGEDIVLKGFNRHEDHPMVGAAFPYSLMVQDMELMIEAGSNAVRTSHYPNDERFLDLCDERGILVWEENHARGFQLDHMLSPGCQEQCLACNEEMVLSHYNHPSIIIWGILNECASDTPEGRELYKEQLTQIRHLDNSRLLTYATHHREKDLCLDLVDIVSYNLYPGWYTNEDPSTLCDQARGWADQGGGLGKPMIMSEFGGDGYYGLRDATRVRGTEERQADIIESNLAAYAQKSYINGMFIWQFSDCRVVEDTGWLLSRAGTQNSKGIVDRYRRPKMAFEVVKKYFRGSHSSISV comes from the coding sequence ATGCTGCGTTTATTTACTACGAATCAAATTCGTAAGGTTACTGAAATTGAAGGGGATTGGGATTTTAGCCCGGTGCAACCAGAGGAGCCGATTCCTCAGGCTTACAGCTACAGACTTCCTGTTCCGGGATGCTGGGAAATGCATCCTGCATTTCGCACCTATCGGGGAAAGGGCGTTTACCGGCGATTCATTGAGATTGCGGAGCCCGCTTCACTTCGCTTCAATTTTAAAGGAATCAGCCATACCGCCGTTATTTTATTCGATGGAGTAGAAGTGGGCTCTCATTATAATGCCTACACTCCCTTTCATACTCGGGTGATCCACGATGTGATACCGGGCCGCCACGAGCTGATTGTTCTTGTCGACAACTCCTTTCATGAAGAGTCCAAACTGCACTTTGCGAACGATTATTTTACCTACGGCGGTATGATCCGGCCGGTCGGTATGGAAATTATATCTCCCATTTATATCGAACGCATCCAATTCACACCTTATTGGAGAGATAGTATATGGGGAGGTGAGGTTGTCGTCCACGTAGCGAACAGCAGTGGGGCGGTTGCCTCCGTGTCGGTTGCAATTAACTTAGCTGGGGCCCTAATGGAATTGCAGGAGTGCTCTGTCGTCGCCGGTGCCACTGTCGCAGTTAGAGGCAGAATTGCATGTCCTGATGCGAAACCATGGTCGCACGAGTCGCCGCACCTGTATCTGCTTGACGCGAAATTGTATGTAGATGGGGCCGCGGATCCGTCGGATGACTTGATCGAGCGGGTCGGATTCCGCACGGTGACCACCAATAGCGGCAGGATTCAAATCAATGGCGAAGACATCGTCCTTAAGGGCTTTAATCGACATGAGGATCATCCGATGGTCGGAGCTGCGTTCCCCTATTCGCTGATGGTGCAGGATATGGAGCTGATGATCGAAGCCGGCTCCAATGCGGTGCGCACGAGTCATTATCCCAACGACGAGCGCTTCCTCGATTTATGCGACGAGCGAGGCATTCTGGTGTGGGAGGAGAATCACGCCAGGGGATTCCAATTGGACCATATGCTAAGTCCAGGTTGCCAAGAGCAGTGCCTTGCCTGCAACGAAGAGATGGTCCTCAGTCACTATAACCATCCTAGCATCATTATCTGGGGCATTCTGAACGAATGCGCATCCGACACACCAGAAGGCAGGGAGCTGTATAAGGAGCAGCTGACGCAAATTCGTCACTTGGACAACTCCCGTCTCTTAACCTATGCGACGCATCACAGAGAGAAGGACCTGTGCTTAGATTTGGTCGACATAGTCTCATACAATCTGTACCCCGGTTGGTATACGAACGAGGATCCGTCCACTTTATGCGACCAGGCTCGAGGCTGGGCCGATCAAGGGGGAGGGCTTGGCAAACCAATGATCATGAGCGAGTTCGGAGGAGACGGCTATTACGGGTTGCGTGATGCAACGAGAGTCAGGGGCACGGAGGAAAGGCAGGCAGACATTATCGAGAGTAACCTGGCAGCCTACGCGCAGAAGTCGTATATCAACGGAATGTTCATCTGGCAGTTCAGCGATTGCCGTGTGGTTGAGGATACGGGGTGGCTCTTATCCCGGGCAGGAACGCAGAACAGTAAAGGAATCGTGGACAGATACCGTAGACCAAAGATGGCCTTCGAAGTAGTCAAGAAATATTTTAGAGGGAGCCATTCGTCAATTTCCGTATAG
- a CDS encoding carbohydrate ABC transporter permease produces MLMKRSLGEQTFDIGNSILMILISLMTLYPLLYVLFSSLSDPQYVVQNRGLLLYPQGLNFDAYRMVFRNPNILTGFGNTLFYVTVGTGINILLTALGAYALSRKNVMLTNPVMFLIVFTMFFEGGLIPLYLLMRNLDLLDTRLAVILPSAVSAFNLIIMRTAFQSVPESLEESARIDGAGDWTILFRIVLPLSMPVVAVMILFYGVSHWNSWFFATIFLQTRDYFPLQVILREILISNDTNAMSVGVGTSDQMAIGETIKYATIIIATVPILFLYPFLQKYFVKGVMIGAIKE; encoded by the coding sequence TTGCTGATGAAGCGTTCCTTAGGTGAGCAAACTTTCGATATAGGCAATTCAATATTGATGATACTTATTTCCTTAATGACATTATATCCACTGCTGTATGTTCTGTTCTCTTCGCTAAGCGATCCGCAATATGTCGTACAGAATCGCGGACTGCTGCTCTATCCGCAAGGGCTGAATTTCGATGCTTATCGGATGGTGTTCCGCAATCCGAACATCTTGACTGGCTTCGGAAATACATTATTCTACGTGACTGTTGGCACTGGCATCAATATTCTGCTAACAGCACTAGGGGCGTATGCCCTGTCCCGCAAAAATGTAATGCTGACGAATCCAGTCATGTTCCTCATCGTCTTCACCATGTTCTTTGAAGGCGGCTTAATTCCTCTTTATTTACTGATGCGCAATTTGGATTTGCTGGATACTCGACTTGCGGTCATTTTGCCGTCCGCCGTGAGTGCTTTCAATTTGATTATTATGCGTACTGCTTTTCAGTCGGTGCCCGAAAGCTTGGAGGAATCGGCAAGAATCGATGGAGCCGGGGACTGGACCATATTGTTTCGAATCGTGCTGCCGCTCTCTATGCCCGTAGTGGCTGTGATGATTTTATTCTATGGAGTATCGCATTGGAATTCATGGTTTTTTGCCACGATATTCTTGCAGACGAGAGATTATTTTCCTCTGCAGGTGATTTTAAGAGAGATTCTTATTAGTAACGACACGAACGCCATGTCTGTGGGAGTTGGGACTTCTGATCAAATGGCTATAGGAGAGACCATTAAATACGCGACAATCATTATCGCCACGGTGCCGATCCTATTTTTGTACCCTTTTCTTCAAAAATACTTCGTGAAAGGCGTAATGATTGGTGCTATCAAAGAATAG